Proteins encoded together in one Prochlorococcus marinus str. MIT 9211 window:
- the secG gene encoding preprotein translocase subunit SecG, which yields MLISAITWIWVSSGLLLIFLVLLHSPKGDGMGGLAASGSSMFSSASSAESTLNKATWTCLAIFLGLAIILSAGWLK from the coding sequence ATGCTTATTTCTGCAATAACTTGGATATGGGTAAGTAGTGGCCTACTTCTTATATTTCTAGTACTTCTACATAGTCCCAAAGGAGATGGTATGGGAGGTCTTGCTGCGAGTGGTAGCTCAATGTTCTCTAGTGCAAGTAGTGCAGAGTCAACTTTAAATAAAGCCACCTGGACGTGCCTAGCCATTTTCCTAGGACTTGCAATTATCCTTAGCGCAGGATGGTTAAAGTAG